AAGGTTGATGTTTACCATGCTTGCATTAATCATGGGTGTTTGTAAAGCATTAACCGTGCTCACAATGAAACACTGCAAGAACCAAACCGTAAGTATTTCAAAGAAAAAAGTATCGGTCATAGTATTCCGAAACTTATAGGTGGCAATATTAATTCATTTACTaatgggttgatttgggttgTATTTTATCTCATAAAAGTCAAACTAAAAAAGTTAACTAAAATGGgaatgggtcaaacgggttggaaATCGGCAAACACATATCTTTAATGCGTTTAGCCTGTCAACCTCTAGAGATCTAGATATCATTGTAGTTTTCAGTCATGattaagagtaaagtacacggatggtccctgtagtttatcaaatttttggatttggtccatagctttctaaaagtacacgaatggtccctgtggtttgcactttgtaacgcatttagtctccaaccaacaaatctaaagggtttaccatgtccaagttagggattaaatatgttacaaagtgcaaaccacagggaccttccatgtacttttggaaaaagttggggattaaatgcgttacaaagtgcaaaccacaaggaccaattgtatacttttggaaagctagggaccaaatcaaAAATTttggcaaaccacagggaccattcgtgtactttACTCCATAATTAATGTAGTGATGATCTATAGTTAAGTAAAGAGAAGTGTTAGGAGGTTAACCCGACTTGTTTTAACATGTACCAAAAATCACATGTTTCAACCCGTTACCCAACCCTCCTGACCCGCCCATCTTGCCACATCTACTTGGAAGACAGTATTGACCCACCTCCGCATCTATGAATGAGAGCACTTCAGGATCTTTTATGTAATTGCGAGCAATGGCTCCCGCGTTTTGTGGCAAATAATAAGCTACAAAAGACACCAATAAAGTATAATTTGAGTTAATTTAGTTTTTGAACAGAAAGAAACCAACGGTTGAATTTTGTATTAAATGTGGGGCCGTAAGATGTCCTTTTCGCGAGTCTTGTCTTCATCTATCGAAACTAAATGGGACCCACACTCATATTATTAGTTTTCTCGGACCATATAGATAGGACCAAAAGAAAACGATAGATGCACACAGAAAACGTACCTAACGTCAAGCATTCGGCAGGCTTTTTAAAAAACTGACCAAAGAGGTATAAAGGTTCTTCAAGGGacttgagttccaacgaattcAACGCGTTAAAAATCTGTTTAATACCAACAAAAGTAGATTTTAGACCGTTTTGATTCAAAACGAAGGTGAAAAGGAACAACAAGTAGATATTTGCAGTCACCttaaacaaaagtcaaaacagaCCTTCCAACATTCGTTGTAGAATTTGAGAATTCCTTCTTTTTCGTGTGGGAATTTACTTGTGAGTTCGGAAATGAAATCGTCGTATTCTCTGTGTACTTGAACAGAAAGGTTATTCGGTAGATGAAAATGAACAGTGGTTGGATCGGGTATCACCTCCATTTTACACCCCACCGCCGCCAATGCTTGAGTTATTAAATTTAAATTTCCCTAtaacaaaagaaaaaaattgtTAATTTTATATTGTTCACATTTGAACTCATTTTCAAATATTTTTTAAAGATTTGTTTTCATTTGAGTCTAATTTCATGTCTAGATGGAAGGAATTTATTACATTGTAAATGGTAGTTAAGATATTATCAAGGCGCATACTGTACAAAAAAGCGATATCAATACTTGAAGTTGCAATAATCAGTTTAGATAGCTTCAcaaaagttttaattttttattttatgaacATTTACGTTCGAAACAGCGAAgaatagggctgcaaacgaaccaaacgttcggcgaacagttcgtgaaccgttcggcgggaagttcgtttgtgtttgttcgtttattaaacaaacgaacacgaacaagaaatttcgttcgtttagttaaatgaacaaacatgaacagaggtcgtgttcgttcgtttatgttcgtgaacgttcggtaatgtgttcatttgtgttcgatagttcattagtgtttttagtttttatatttatttaaatacttaaaaattctgacaaattaaatatctaataagtgttagtgtattatatattctattCATGAAcaattgtttgtgttcgtttgtttccatttgtgttcatgaacattagtttgtgctcatttgtgttcctCAACGTTTGTTTTTGTTCCTTgcttaaaattaacaaacaaacacaaacgaacaagaacaagttcatttccttaacaaacgaacacgaacataaaatctcgttcgataagtgttcgtgaaccgttcacgaacacatatatttcttaacaaacgaacatgaacaaggtcttgttcgtgtttgttcggttcgtttgcagccctagcgAAGAAATATGTAAGAAGTCGCAAGAAAACCTATGGGTGAGTTTAACGTAATATAACTCGATTATCCTAAACTTTAAGCAACTAAACATCTTATATTCTTATTACTTATTATTATTCTTTAACTAACAATAATTACTTCAAATACACACATCCAAAGTCCAAACACTCCTAAATCATAGTTGTTACAGCGAATAGCGGACGATAGCGCCAAGCAACCTGTACGCTACGAGCGATAGCGACGAAATAGCGGGCACTATTTTATGTTTAGCGATACACTTGaagaaaattttagaaatattttatatgtatattacatccaAATACGTTGTTTCTATATGTATAtttaacccaaaaaaaaaacctaaaatccagctattgtATACCTATATTTTATCGCTATTTAtattaaaaccaaaaaaaacacCTGAAATCCCGCTATTTACTCGCTATGGAGGCGCCAAAATCAGATAGCAATGAATGAGCGCTTCactacgctattcgctatagcaCTCGCTATGAGCGCTATTAACAACTTTGTCTTAAATTGACGTGAAATATGTCAAATGAACACAATAAAGATTCAATCATGGCAAAGAgtactaagaccatgtgtagtggggcattatggggcattatgggggcattataacaaaaaaaaacgCCCACTCTtccattacatagggcattatggggcattatggggGAAAAAATTTGCTTGGGCATTATAATTATAACGCCATTTTGCACTTGTTAGAGGTATGACTTGAGTTGACCCACCAATGAGAAATcactttgtttttttgttttttttttaaggatTGAAAGGGGCATTatccccactacaccactttgccccatgctgactgggttgccacgtgtcggataatgccccatggtgggggcattataacaagttaccactacacatggtctaacaaTTGACAACATAAGTAAACCTACTTAACACGAGTAAATCATCCGATAACCGAATTAAACAAAACACGAAATAACCAAGTACCTTATCACTGAACCCAAACATCACAGAAGAACCAACATCAAAAGTATACCCATCTCTCTCATAAAACCCTGAACTCCCACCAGGAATCACATACTTCTCAAGCACCAACACCTTCGCCCCCTTCACCGCCAATTGTGTCGCCGCCACCAACCCGCCAATCCCAGAACCAATCACAATTGCATCATAACCACCCTTATTCCTCCCCTCTACCACCTCATCTTTCTCCACTACTTTACTAACATCCATCACTGATTTAACCCTAACAGACAACAAATTCTTATTCCTTTCAACTGTTCTAAACAAACCCACCTCCTGATTACTGTAATTTTTAAACTTCAAGGGTCTGGAACAAGAAAGACTCTGTTTTGAGTCTTTTGACCATCTGGGTCCATCAAGAACAGTGCAAGTTAGGGTTTTTAAGGGTGCCAAACAAGAAATTACCTGCTTTATGCATCTGGGTTCATCAAGAAACCCTGAATTGAGTGAATTCCCCAACTGGGTATCCTTAAAAtcaagaaaagattgagaatttggAAGCCTCATACTCATCTTTCTTGTTTTGAAGTTGGTGAAACTACCCAATTGAGTATTTGAAAGCATTTTTGAAGGTGGGTTGAAGACAAAAGTGCAATTTTAGAGGCAATTGGTTGGGTGGTTTGGGATTAGTGGCATTGGATGATGATGATTCCAACAAAATACATATTGATCCGGTAAGGAGATGAGACAAAATACCAAAATGTCGCCAAAGTTGGAATCTTTGAAGTATTAAGAGTACACTTTATGGGCATCTTAACTTATTAACTTATTTCCTTCTTGAAAAGATAAAAAAGGACTTTTAGAGTGTTTGGGATTGTATGTGATGTGAGGCAAGAAGTCAATAAGTTAGAAATTCTGACTTATTAACTTCTCAAAGAAGTTGAAAAGGAGTTTTCAAAAGGAAAGCCAAACATGCCTTTTgtgtttggtttaatttgggatGATTATTGTGCAACTATTATTATAGCCTTTCTTTTTAATTGGTTTACACTTTACACGCACACACATGTTGTGTTGGAGCATTCAAATCCCTTCCCTTGTATTGTATTACTTGAAACTTTTATAGGGTTTGTGTTAAATAAACTCATAAATCAACTTTTTGTATATTATTCGATTGCTTTGAGGGTGTGGTCCGTTTTCAGTGTTTGGTGTAACATTACGCCGCTTTACCTTTTTGAGTTTAAAGACATCTTCGAAATCCACAAGTTCAGTAAGCGGAGTAAGAAGGAAAGGAAGATCATTTACGGGTTGGCTTTGATTGCGTGTTGGTGCATATGGAAAGAAAGGAACGAGGTGGTTTTTAACCAGAAAAGATGTTACACACAAGAGATCATTGGGGAGTTAAAGTCTAGAGGTTACGCTTGGTTAAAAAACAGATATTCATGTAATTATCTTAGTTGGTCAGAATGGTGTAAATACCCTATGTATATATTGTAATTTCTTTGCCCTTTGCCCATTTGGGTCGGAggttgttttaatgaagtttaattttcaaaaaaaatatatataacaattaCAAGTCAATTGACTTTTTTTCTAATAATCTCTATTTATATTTCAAGATCTATACAAATCCTACCAAATTAGTCAACTTAGTAATAATTAACTACTTTAATACattattttattcttttttttgaacgacaaaatTAGATCACTGACGGACTACTGGAGTATCATTGTGTGGAAAAAAtccccccttgtgggaatcaaaCCCAGGACATATTGGTcccaaagtcttatcccaccaccaagatgccactaggctagcCATGGACAATACATTATTTTATCTAAAGTcaaagtaataattatgtttttttatattattatattttataatacttttgttacttttttatattttgtttctCTCACCTTTCTCttggctctctctctctctctctctctctctctctctctctctctctctctctctctgtttaTCTCAATCTTTGTAGGAacagagagactgcttccagtgataccctcggctcgatagtagttttgcatcaaaccttggacataaggcacataacactcggcaattaagacaaaggccaattagtgcatgtactcccttgtctttcggtTTTCAACGCTACcacatgattaaccatccccctcttttaacattattttacgaaattagtaaaataacgttaaaattagttcactttcacttttgccccccgagcgtccacacatatatacattatatccGTATACCGCAAACGGGACGTATTTCAAATGACGAACATATAACTTTATTTTGGTAAGAAAATCAAGTGTGTGCAAATTGGCATGCTAAGAAAATCAAGTGTGCACAAATAAGCATAAACTAGTAAACACGAATATATTTTGTATGAATATAGGGGGTGCCTGGCttagctttttgaaacaacttattgatttattggctttttgaaaaagccaataagtcaaaataatgtttggatatgtgaaaggataTTGTTAAATACACCCTaaaagtcaattttttttttactttttgtcaTTTCAGTCAATTTTTCAAATTTATTTCAAGTTTCCATAAAGTAACTTTTATGGTCAATGGAACAACTTTCCATAAACTTACAGAGAACAAGCTTTTAACCCTGTAACCCAGATGTTCACAAATAAGCAAAGGGGAACCCAGATCATAAACCCTAAAAAGACCAAAACTTGCTTACATGGTACTCTTAAATACACCAAAATAATTCTTGAAGATCGTGAACGATGGAAGGATCGTCTGGTACACTGTGATTGTCGACTTCGCACTAGTCATGGGTTACCGTGTGCTTGCGAAATTTGAAAGTATATAACATCACGTAAGTATATTCATGTACATCAAATAAGACTCTTCATGTTAAAGTTTCAATAAACAATATGTATTTGTATTTGCAGGCAGATCAATATGTTTCCTTGGATTCGATTGATATTTTTTGGAAGAAGCTAGACATTTCACCATCGGTATCTTTTCAAAATGACGATGTTAGCTGTGATGATGAACTACTACTTTTTAAAGAAAACTTTTACAAGCAGTCTAAAGGTGGGAAAAAAGTTGGTTAAGAAAACTGAAGGATATATTTGGTCCTGGTAAAACCGACATTCGAGAACCTCAAGTTCAAAAAAAACCTCATGGACGGCCAAGCTTGAAGAAATCGCAACAAAAAAGTGCCAAAAAGGAGCCGGAACCTCAAGCTAAAAAAACTCATGGACGACCAAGCTTGAAGAAATCGCAACAAGATAAGCCGGCCAGACATAGTTCATTCAAATTTGACTTGAACATGGAACCGGTGATAGATTGGAACGAGGTCCCAGATAAGCCGGCCAGACATAGTTCATACATGATAGACTAGAACGAAGTGCCACTGATGAATGACTTGAATATAATGGGTGAGATTCCAAAAGTATTTCATCCATACATAACAAATATACGAAATGTTAAACCCGATGGAAATTGTGGATTTCGAGCACTAGTTGTTTGCCTCGGACTTGATGAACGAATATTGTGTGTACATTCGACAACAAATGAGAGAAAAGTTACAAAATCGATATCATATCTGCGTGGACATTTTTGTCAGGGATGTAAATTCATTATCTCATGACTTGTGTTTCTTTGGGTCGCCTTGTCCAGAAAAACACTTGATGAAAATGCCTGAAACAGGTGTTCTGATTGCCAATAAGTTTGATGTAATCGTCCATTCTTTAAGCATGTTAGGCAGTTTCACTACTTTCCCGTTTTGGAGTGGTCCAAAAGAGATTCAACATCACAGAGCTCTTACAATTTCCCTAGTAAATGACGAGAACCATTTTGTCATGGTGGAATTACAAGGAGGGTACCCAATGCCTACAATCACGTCTTATTGGAATTTTCGCAACATTAGCATGTCTGCGACTGGATGGGAGACCATGTATAGGTGGCGTCTAGAATTATATACCCAACTTTATCGTCATGAAAGTGGTTTTGTCGATCTAGGTGATtaattgttttaatgtttgcatgtttactttttttattagattaacttttatttatttaagatGAACTTTTTCACTTTTGTGTTTATAATAAAgtgtcttgattatttatttattaatattgctattaatactaataatagtataacaaaatataaaaaaagtaacaaaggtattataaataaaataacatatattattacttttgatttttataataaaactAGTTCTTTTACGAGCCGCGCATTGCGGCGGCGCCACCGTACGCGACGTAAACCGATTTGTTTTCGAATTTAATTTACGCTGAAACGTAGAGTAATCCGATTCAAACCGTTGAATGAAAATGTGTTATATTTGACTCGACTTGTTTCTAAACAAATTTTACCTCAAAATATAGACCAACTCAAAacgtacataaataaacatgtgCGGCATCGCCGTACGCGGAGTGATAAAATGTAGGCTACAATTGACCCGACTTGTTTCCGAACTAAATTTATGTCCAAACGTATtttaactcaaatttataccgttGAATAACAACGTATTTTGTTTGACCCGATTTGTTGCCAAAAAATTTACGTCAGAACATAGTCCAActcaaaacatacataaaaataaacaaatcttATAATTGACCCGACTCGTTTCCAAATAATTATGATGTTAAAGCATAGATGAACTCGAATTTATACTGACACGTACTTAGAAATAAAAACATAAGAAATTAGTTTACAAAATAGAGGGTTAACTTTGACATTATACCAAAATTGGAGGTAGAATAAGTCGTTTACAAagtaaaaggttatttttggcATTATACTATAGTTGGAGGGTAGAATGGTTGGATGGCAAAAAGCCATCCGACCATtgattttagagttaaatgcttggttggtccctgtggttttcaaaaatttcacacttagtcctagtggtttactaattacactcGTGGTCctaaaacttgtcaaaaatgcactcggttggtcccccGACCTAACCactgttaaatttctcagttagcTATGTGTGAAATAACTATATTACCCCTGAgcaattaaaagaaataaaacaatGGTCTTCTTCCAACCATCGCCGGAAACCAGCATTAATACTGGTCTTCTTCCTCCTACCTCTCAATCACCATCACCACCCTCAACCACCTGGACAGCAGGTTGTGGCTGTCACAGCCCGAAACCCCACCGTGTGCCGCTGATCCACGTTGAACCCAACACCCCTAAACGGCACT
This genomic stretch from Helianthus annuus cultivar XRQ/B chromosome 8, HanXRQr2.0-SUNRISE, whole genome shotgun sequence harbors:
- the LOC110873397 gene encoding prolycopene isomerase, chloroplastic, yielding MLSNTQLGSFTNFKTRKMSMRLPNSQSFLDFKDTQLGNSLNSGFLDEPRCIKQVISCLAPLKTLTCTVLDGPRWSKDSKQSLSCSRPLKFKNYSNQEVGLFRTVERNKNLLSVRVKSVMDVSKVVEKDEVVEGRNKGGYDAIVIGSGIGGLVAATQLAVKGAKVLVLEKYVIPGGSSGFYERDGYTFDVGSSVMFGFSDKGNLNLITQALAAVGCKMEVIPDPTTVHFHLPNNLSVQVHREYDDFISELTSKFPHEKEGILKFYNECWKIFNALNSLELKSLEEPLYLFGQFFKKPAECLTLAYYLPQNAGAIARNYIKDPEVLSFIDAECFIVSTVNALQTPMINASMVLCDRHFGGINYPVGGVGEIAKSLTKGLVDQGSEILYRANVTSIIVDNGKAVGVKLSDGREFFAKTIISNATRWDTFGKLLKKQDLPKEEEKFQKIYVKAPSFLSIHMGVKAEVLPPDTDCHHFVLEDDWKNLEEPYGSIFLSIPTMLDSSLAPKGRHILHIFTTSSIEDWQGLSTKDYEIKKELVADKIISRLENKLFPGLKASIEFKEVGTPKTHRRYLARDSGTYGPMPRSVPKGLLGMPFNTTAISGLYCVGDSCFPGQGVIAVAFSGVMCAHRVAADVGLEKRSPVLDAGLLGLLGWLRSLA